The stretch of DNA CTTCCTTCTCTTCGTTGGATGGCCGTGTTCTTTCATCGTCttcatggtgtttgggtgcttCCTGAGCGCCGGCTCTTTCGGCTTACCAAAGTTATGGAGTCCAgcgtgctggaggaggagggctTGCTCCTGGTGCAGGTGTGCGTCGCCGGTGACCGGGAAGAAGGACGACGCGAGGCTGCCGCTGTCAGCTGAGAGTGCGTTTAGTATTTTCAGTTCCTTCAGGGGCTTGGCTGTAAAAGGTTGGGGTTGTACTGTGTTGTCACTGTTGGTAATATAATTCCTtccttttcgcaaaaaaaaaaaacaatgtagTATAGTTTAGATGAACCTTCCACCTCCTTGTGTTCCTTTCATGTTTGCCCTGCTTCAGTGTGCTGTTATCAGTTATTTAGCTGTTACCTTCTGAGTAATGGCACCTTTTAATTTTCAGTCTACCATTTGTATGTTTAAAACATTCAGTTGTTTCCTCTAGAGTTTACCACTAGCATAACAGCATACACCAGGCTGCTAAAGCGGGGCTAGATTGGATTGGCTCAGAATCAGTGCAAAGCTTGAAATGAAGTTCAGTATGCCACCATTCATCAACATTCCTAGTGTCTGAGAAAGTTAAGATCTTGACAATAAGACTTAACATGACACTGGTTTATCTGAGATTGAACACCGTATCTGTGTCGATTTAGATGTGGCTTGGTGCTTGACTGTAAACGTAATAGGTACCGAAGTTTGTGGGCATGTGGTATTTGTACATAATTCGACTAAGATCCCAGTCAATGGCAAAGATGTTCATACTACACACTCAAAGTGGCATGAAACCTTACCTGAAATGTAGCTTTCTTGTTCCTATACTAATTATTTCTAGGCCATCAAAACATAAAAGATTGAGCTATGACTCCGCTATTGGGAATGCAGTGTTGTTTCTAGGTAATATTGGGATGTCAGCTATTCCTACTCGCTGATAATGCTAGCTCATAATTTTTTGTGCTACAGTATGTCTTGTTAactgttttctttcttttctttttttttctccaaaaatCGTGTTCATCGTTGCACTTTTAGTACATTTTCGCATGCATTCGGTCTGTTTGGTCCATTCTGGATTATTGAAATCAGCACCTGAAAATGATGCCATGTTTTCAGATTAAGATGGGATGTGAGATGCAATTCTAGTGGATGGATTgttctatttataaaatatctTGTTTGGGAATTTGGATGTGATCTCCGGTATCTTGTGCACAGACTTGTAGAACATGCTCAGATGATATGTATTCTAAAAAAATCTCTGGAATTAATTTCAGCCCACAAATGACTCCTTATCCACGGGAGagcttttctcaaaaaaaaaaggaacctCTTGAACTAATTTCAGCCCACAAAAGACTCCTTATTATCCACGGGAAGTCCATGGGCCATCCGGGGCCCTTCCGTCACGGCATGGGAAACGCAGCAGCAGAAACCGGAAACGCCGGGCTCGCTCATCCTCGGCACGCACCGACCAGGCGGCGCTCGCACGAccagggttaaccgaaccgaccggtccggtcaaaccgccgccctccggtagcgatttaccggaccggtttgatcggtaaccggtggaaaccggttgaattcaaatccaaattcaaataaattcaaaaaatcccgtgcaaccggttccgaccggtttaccggtcggtttgaccggtttgaattcaaattcaaattcaatagctcccgtgcaaccggtttaccggccggttttaccggtttaccgaccggtttaccggccggtttgaccggtgggctttaatgggccggcccatttttttcttttttgatttaactttaaatccccgcaaactatactaaatgaacgaatttttgagaaaatttgacactattagattcattgcaccttgaagtatttttaggattttttttgaaaatttttcattttttgaatttaaatttaaattttgaattttggtcggttgggtaccggaaccgggccggaccggtttgaccggtaactagtcaaaccggaccggttcccaccggtttggtgaaccttgCGCACGACACCTCGTGCGGTCATGCCCATACTTGATACGGCCTTACTTGACGTTCGTGCTGCTGCTGAGCTCGGGTCTCAGCTCGCTCCTACATGCACGCGTGACGCGCACCCGCTATCCATGCGTGCATGCCGCTCGATCGATCGCTGCGCTGCACGCCTGCACGCTCGCACGTAAGACGCTAGTACGGATCGGAGTATTTCCCAACAAGTACGGTACGACCACAGGCGCCGACCACCGACGATCGATCGACGTGCGCCGAAGTGTCACGAATTCACGATACGAGTTATAGATCCGTTCACACGTATGCCCGGCCGGCGCCACCGACGCTGTCCGCCGTGTCGCCGTCCCGGaacccggccgcggccggcgatggcggccgAAGACAAATCCACCACGCGCCCGGCGCTGTCAGCTCATAAAGAGTTGTCCAATTGCCccgcaaaagaagaaaaatcgCGAGGAGACTTTTTATGGGTGTTAATTAattattactccctccgttccaaattatacgACATcttaagaatcttggagagttaaAACAACCtcaaatttggtcaaaattatagagaaaaatataaagatttataatatcaaattgatgtactatgaaaatataactagaatacttagtttatataataatatcattattttattatataaatttggttaaatataaaaaaattgactctccaaaattattAGAATATCTTATAAtttaaaacggagggagtattagtCGAGGTCATTGTTGTCTCGGTCGACTAATATCATCAGCTTGGCCGGCGCCGGTCGCCGGAGCATGTCGCTCGCTGCTGGGCCGGTAATCAGAACGTGAAGACGACTCGAGCAGGCACGAGAAGAACGCTGAGAGGGAGAGGTTGATCCATTCCAAGGTCTTGTTTGGATTCATAGATTAAACTTTAAGCTTATTAGGTGATCCAAATGGATGGACTAAAATATAGATTGTCGACTAAAGTTTAGCTCCACTACTTCAGCTAAAGTTTAATCCATTAATCCTCAAAACCAACTAATTTGGACTAAACCAGCTTGCAAACAACGATAAGACCAGACTACTCACTATGCGGTAAAAACAAAATCTCTATATTTCTATATATGTCCCACATAAAGTTTAGTCTATATAAACTAAAGTTCAGTTCTACGTGACCGATCGAGACGTGACCGCGTCACCCGGAATGCACGCACACGGtcggatctctctctctctctccacgtaGGTTGCCTATTAGCCAGGCAGGTAAATGGAGCGGTCCATCACGTCAATTTGTCGATGTAAAAGATGTCCACGGTATTATATCTATATTATCTATATGTACTATGTCTACGTATGCGCACTGCGAAGTCTAGGTCATCCAGAACGATTTCGTCGACGCATCCACTAGTGTCGCAGAGTACACGTGGTGGTTAGATTAAATAAAAATATGCTAGCTATTGTGGCCGTATTCCCGTATATACACTTACCAATAGATAGAGGAACGGGGGTGCGCAGATAAGTCCAAGGACCTTTTTGGTTTTCTGTCAGGGTCATCGCTAAGAGATCGGAGAAGTATATGAAAAGTGCTGGTCCTATGATTTCTGATTAGTTACAGATATGATCCTTTCATAAGTCCTTGGAAATCATTTGTGACACGTTCTGGTCCATCCTTTACATTAAGCTAGCCTCGCGGCCAGCAGAATCTCCCCGGCCCTCAGAGTTAGGACTGCGATGCAGTACCGTCCACGTCCTTGGCAATTAAACTTTGCCAGTTAGTGGCTGTTGCTAAACCATGCAGCGATACAATTATATTTGTCATCAAGATGAATCAAACGACACGAGTAGTTTTCTTTAATAAGGACGTATATCTCACACCGAAAATATGTATGCAAACGGAGCTTAATTAACTGATGCAACCTTCAAAATATGTCATTTGATTAGGACTGGCGAAAAAAGATTAGGACGGATCGgcttgtttgtttatttggtttGTCTTGTCTGTCCGGCACGGATCAGGATTGGCTTGTCTCAACCAAGACAGAACTCTTTAGAGCAAGTTTTATGGTTCCAGCCCGCTGACTGCTGAGAGCCCACGCTCAGCACATCGCAGAGCTCGCTTTTAATGTGTTGCAGTGAGAGCGCGAGCCTCTTCGCCGGGCGATTCAGCTGCCGCCCGTTCGTGCTCTCTCTTCTCCCCACGTCGGATCCTAGCCGGCTTGCAGTCTCTTATAATACCTGCTCTTACCGGCAGTCGAACAGGTCGGGCCGGCCTTTTGGGCAAAACATTAACATACTATACTGTGGTTGgcatagttttcaaaaaaaaaactgtggtTGGCAGGGTGAAAAGTTGTTGGTTTTAATATGCTAGCATATTTtattgttacttgataaataatatttaatcaTAAACTAAATAGGTTTAAAAAATCATCTCATGCTAATTagttaaactgtataattagttgttttttaattatatttaatgttctATATACGTGTCCGAACATTTAATATGACGGGtactataaaaaatattttggaactaaacataaCCTCAGCTGCATTTATCGCAGTCCCCTGCAACGTGATGCAAGGTTCTTCTCGGAGCACTATCGACGATGTCATACAGGCTACCTAAACGAGACAGCTACTGGCGATAAAATATCTTAGGTAGCGGTAACCGATCGACATGGCACAACCGAACGAAATGAGCGATGGACGACCGATGGTTTTTTTAGAATCACACAGTACAACGAAGACGTCCACAAtatgcacgcacactcacatcCTATGAATATACGTACGCAAATCCTACCCCTATGATGAGCACCTCCGAAAGACTGAGCACCAGCAGATCTGAAGATTCCCGAAGTCACCACTGGTGACTCGTCGTCGAGGGGAACGTCGCTTACCACTTAACGTGTAACACCGGTAAATTCTAGGAAAATTCCAAGAAAAAATACGAGCACCAGGATTTGAACCATAGTGGATAGCGTCCCACTGGACCGTTCTATCATTGGACTACAAGTCAATTCGCTGTACGATTACATATAGATAGACTGTTGATTTTACACCGATAGCCTGAGCGAGTGGATGAGCCAGCATACAGCATCAAAGTCACAGGTGtccgccgcgccaccgtgcATGGTGCGCGCGTGGCTGCCGCGCCCGCCGGGCCGCGTGCTCGCGCGGGTATGGGCGCCCAACGCGCGTCGCGCGTGGCGTCCCGGCTAGCGGGAAAAACGGAGCCAAGAGCAGAGGACACCGGACTAGCTACTAGCCTACTACTACTACCGGAGAGCGCCCACCCAACCCGCGCGACGTGCGCCCTGCAGGTGGCGCGCTAGTTCGGTGTGGACGGCCGCGCCGGCATGCCCGCCATGTCACACATCGGTCACGTGCCGCCGAGCGGGGAGCCAGGAACCCCCATGGCCGCCATACGCGAACGCGATCACGCACCTGAGGCCTCCTCCAACGGATAGTTTATAGCCAGTAGAAATACTATTTTATGCAGCGAACAGTTGGCGCTACTGCTTATTCGAGCATGGCTAGTAATTTAGCCGGCTGCCGGCTAATTACATGTGTTTGATCATATTTAATCAATAATACAGCTGACTCATATAGTAACTAGACTATAGACTGGCTGGGAGGAGAGTTATATTAAATACACAAGTAATCAATGTTTGCATATGCCGATGATCTTTTGTAGCCTGTGCGCTTGCCGCACGGCAGGCCGTGCCCTGCTGCATGAAGATGGCACACACAGTCCTGCGCACACAGGATCGGAAAGGAGGAAGATGCGCCTGCTGAGTCGCCCGCAACTGGTGGGGAGCAGACGCTTTATTCTCGGTTGCCGTGATTCAGCCGGGTGACTCATAAATTGCCagctcctttctctctcttctcatcTCACTCCTCCACGTAAAATCTTTATGACGTGGACAATCTCTCAGTTTGCTGACTAGAtcttataatacttgctcttctGCCACTAGCGCATAGTGAGCGTGCGAGAGAGTGGGCACAACTACCAATGAGTGCAGATTCAGCTTTTACTCTTTTTAATTATTTGTTAGGCCAGTCAGTGGGAATTTTATGGACACAAATACCTAGGCTGAGAACTGGGAAACATGCCAGATGaattttatggtgatgaaactctcctcacattttGTGAAACTCTACCCTTCATTCTTCttgtcatgtcagcaaaattgattatatttaattttataaattttttttataaaacttcCACTGACACAGATCTTGATGCACCTCAGCTGACGATGTCGTCAGGTGCCTTGGATGAGGCCTAATACACCCTCCGCACGGCCGGGCAGCGCCGCTTCCCATCTCCGTACGTACGTGTGAGTTGTGACGTGTCCGTTGTTCAATGGATCATCCAGTTCCGTCATCAAGTAGGGGGGCTCTCCATCACGCTGTCCATGTAGTTGGAGTTGGAGACCGCCAGACCGGAGTTGTGCCGGGGGTGGTAGCTCGACTGGAATGCGGGCCACATGCTGTCTCCGGGTTTTGGCTTTGTACCAGACAGGGAAGTCCCCAATGCACGCGACGAGGCCAAACGAGTCGACGCCACGAGCGCGACGCTAGCACACTGCACGTACACCGGGCGGTGCATGCGCCTAGTACACCGCCATGTATGTTGTATACTTGTATGTTGACCTTATCCTGATACACTGCGGGCCAAAGCCGCCGCGAACGCCCAGCCACTAGCTTCGCTCGGCCGGTGTGTACGTGCAGTGCCGACGACGCGTGCGCACGTCAGTGTGGCTCGGTCGCGGGGATAGACCCGCGGGAGGGAGGACGGGGGGAGACAGACATTTGCCCATGGCAGCCGGCAGCGGCAAGCCTGCAACCAGCGCTGATTTGGATAATGCGCTGGTGCTGGACTTTCTGGCCACGCTGACCCAGTCAGTCCTCCTGGTTCCATAATATCGGAATACTAGCGCCGTGTTTAGTTACCAAAttcaaacaacaacaacatagactTTTTTTTCCAATCAAATTGGAGTAGACTAGAGATGAAAttcgaaagaaataagttcaaggtacagccacattgatagctagtctccaagcgctcctatccaaaactatctctttagagatattccaattcttaaggtctctcttaaccgactcatcccacgtcagtttaggtctatttctacccctctttacattatcgacctgttcaagaaccccattacgcaccggcgcctcaggatgCCTTCGTTGtatatgtccaaaccatcttagCCGATACTGGGTAattttctcctcaattggtgccaccccgaccctatcccgaataacttcgttccggactctatccttccttgtgtgcccgcaaaaccaccgcaacatccacatctctgctacactcagttacTAGACATGTcgcctaggcatctccacacctgaATGGGGATAccattaaaaagcttagttaaccatactattgatctatctcctaggcatctccccatctcaatggggataccattagagcccatcgctttacctccattcatcctcttcaaagtctctccgatctctacctcctgaattctcctcacaaaacatcTGTTAGTACCGttaaaagagtcatctaactcaagggtagggccctcactctccccattaaacaacttgttgaagtactctctccatctatccatgatctcctcatccttcactagcagtcgatctgtctcatccttaatgcatttgatttggttgatttcccttgtcttccgctcgcggatcctagccatcctataaatgtcattctccccttcttttgTGCCTaaccgctgatacaggtcatcatacacctaaccctttgctacactcacagctcgctttgcaaccctcttcgctaatttatagctctcgacgttggctgcactcttgtcaaggtggaggcacttgaaacactccttcttctccttaatagccctttgcacctcgtcattccaccaccaggtgtcttttcCCTCCTGTTtccctcccctactcacgccaaacacatctgaggccaccttcctaACACATGTtgtcatctttagccacatgtcatctgcgtcttcttcttcccaaggcccctcacctagcatcctttcttTAAACGCTTGTATCGCTTCCCCTCTAAgtttccaccactttgttctcgcaatcttggcacgtttgtcccggtggacacgtacccgaagacgaaagtccgccaccacaagcttatgttgagggacaacacactccccaggtatcaccttacaatctaagcaatcacgtctatccttcctcctagcaaggataaagtcgatctggctcgagtgttgtccactacgaaacgtcacaagatgggattccctcttcttaaacacggtattcgctatcaacaagtcgtaggctaacacgaagttcaacacatcctccccttcttgactcctgctaccatactcaaaacccccgtgcactcgctcgaaccctacattaggcgcacccacatggccgttgagatatcctcctatgaagagtttcttgctggtaggcacggtactaaccatgctatctagatcttcccagaactatatcttggtgctctcactaaggcctacctgaggggtataggcactgatcacattcaaaatcGAATATCAAACTACCAACcagattaggataatccggtcgccttgccttctaacctctacgactccatccttaaggttcctatcaatcaagatgcctacaccattcctacccggagttgctcccatgtaccaaagcttgaagccagtatcctcaacctccttcgccttctggcccttccatttagtctcctgaacgcatagaatatttacatgcctcctaattgctgcatcaactagctctcgcaacttacccgttagggaccctacgtttcAGCTACCTATACaaatcctagttggctcggctagcttccttacccttcgcacccgtcgagggaagtgcgaagacccttgttcatttttcactacacccgggcgtagatgtagcgcaccactcaggtgacgacccgacccttgctcacttatcatcgtacccaggtcacgatacgacgcgcccaaattccaaatttttttccggctcctacatggagacttaaatctagacaaaataaaaaacgcattgcacagtttacctgtaaatcgcgagacgaatctaatgaacctaattagactgtaattagacgctaaattgctatattaatgctacagtaaacaacctctaatgacggattaattaggctcattaaatccGTCTCGGGATTTACAGACGAgctctgtaattaattttgtgattagtctatatttaatattttaaatgtagaaagatgtccttttaaaaaatttataggaGGCAACTCAACACGGCCTAGGGCTTTGTTTGTTTAGTTCcctttaaaattccaaaattttacaaaatttctcatcacatcgaatttttcaacgcatgtatgaagtattaaatatagctaaataaaataactaattacacaatttgtctgtaatttacgagacgaattttttaaacCTAGTTAACTCATGAAggaacaataattatcaaatacaaacaaaaatacTATAGTGTTTTACACCCAAAATTTTACACATCTAAACAAGGTCTAGTATCATTTGACCGACGCCAGGGAAACGGGCGAGTGGAGACACATTTGCTGCCGATTTGATGATGTGTGGAGCGAGTTCGCTTCTGGTAGGGTACAGTACGGTATTTTAGTTACATTGCGAACACTGCCTGTGCAGTGCGGTAGATTTAGGTTAAAGCTTAGGTCATCAGCGCCCCTACTCCACTAGCACTACCGGAATTgagtagtttgccgtgtgcctggggcacacggcaaagcccatATTGCACACGGTAAaagttttgccgtgtgcaacacaCGGCAATGCGCACACTGCATACATGTGTCGGTAAAGTGCTCATGGCACACGCCGAAGCTTccgacacacggcaaaataaatGAACAGTAAATAAAAAATTGGGGTGGGGAGGCGACCAGGCAGGAGTGGAGACCAGGAGGGGGCGGCATTGGATCTGAGGGAGGAGAGGTAGGGAGGTGGTGCCGGTTCAgtgtgtgggtgggtgggttgGTGGGGTGGGGGTTTGTTTGTCATGTGCCCCAGatctgggcacacggcaaaagtttACCGTGTGTTTTTTTGCTCGACACATGGCAAACGgttcgtttgccgtgtgctcgaaaatttgcacacggcaaaagtttggacacacggcaaactggCCGGTTTGCCGTAGTGTAGGACCACTATACCAGGGGCGGAAAACACTCGTACACAGCCAGAACTCGATCATCCCGTCCGCCATTTCGATTCGGCTTCCTGGGGACCCGACGGAGCAAACGGTATCGTCCGTCAACATCCCGTGCGCGGCCGCCCCAGAGACGGGAGGCGCGGACAAGGAAGATCCTGTCGATGAGGCTCCGTCCAGGCCACACGCGCGGAATCTCGACCATCAACACCAGGGGTCCAGGCCACCTGATGCTACTGCTGCTCCCACGGGTCATCCCTCAAAAGCAACAAGCCAAACGCGCATACTCTATATACTATCGGTCCTGGAGAGGGCGCGCTCGGAGCAGCCCGCCGCTCCCCGAGCGTTGCTCGGGCGCCACGTGCCCCGGAGAGAGAAGTCCGACGCGGCCCGTGAATTTGCCGCGCCCACGTGCCGCGGTCGCAGCGCCTCGGTCCGTCCGCGCCCCaccggagagagagaaggggggagggccgccgcgaggaggaaggaggaaggaggccgGTCGCGCGCGCAGGTGAGGGGGGAGGACGCCCGGCGTGGCGAGGAAGTGAGGAGAGAGGTGTGCCGATAGGGAGGGaggccgcccctgctcctcctcctccgaggacccacgccgccgcgcgcggattcggacggcgaggaggccgaggccggTACTCCCCCCACCGCCCGGATCTGCTCGTGAGCacctcagccgccgccgccggagaggacTGGCCGCTGGGAGCAGGGGCAGGGTGGTGGCAGGGCCCCGCGCCCACAACGGCGGAGCACCGCTCCGATCGCCGGAGCcatgcccgccgccgtgctggccCCACCTCGTTCCTGCCGCGGACGgccacctgcgccgcgaggAGCCGCCGTCGGCACCTCCGCCGGCACGCCGCGGGCGGGGAAGACAACTCGAGGCCGGCCGAAATCCCGCACGCCGCGGCAGGTCCGCTGCTCTGGCTGCCCGGCGTCTCCGATCCGGCCTCCCACAAGCCCTCTCCGCTCCGCtacggccgccgcgcgcacagggtagagggcggcgccgcgcggcgaggcaggagggaggaggggggcggagctcgagcaggCCATGGATCCGCCGTGGCCCCGCGCGGCCTGGGAGGGGGGCGCGCTCGCTgccggcggagggagcagggagaGGGCGGCGGAGGGAGTAGAGGGACGGCGCGTCGCGAGAGGGGGGCGGTGCTGTCCAGCACATTATGCTCGGCCTGGCAGCAAACAGAGATTGCGATACAGCCCAACAAGACCCCGCCTACGGCCCATGTACTCCACATCCCGGCCTGTGCGCAGCGTAGCGCGCAGATTGCCTAGTGCTCTCTATCTCCTGGAGCGAGGGAAGCATCCAGAGACGCCGGCCCTGGCGCGCTCGCTGCATCCCGCCAATAATACTTTTCTCTAataccaaatcagcatcagTCGGCAGCCATCAACCACCAGCCCCTAGTCACAGCACAGCGAACGCGTCCAGCATCCGAGAACAACGCGCGAACCATCCAGAACTCCAAGCGCAGAAAAGAAATCGCCCGTGCGTCACGCACACGCATCTGTAGCAGGAGACCTCAGAGCAGCTGGCCCGCCAATTGAACAGAGGAAAACCACAAAGGACTCGAGGAGTATCCACCACCAGAAATGAGACTATGAGAGAGTGACATCAAAACTGACAAGAGTAGAAATAAAGATGGCCATAATTTCACGGCTTTACTATTACATATAATAATCATAATTAAGTTATTACCAACCGAAATACCCATAATCCCTCGGCACAGGGCAAATACTCTAGTTGTGACCAAAGGGGGCGTATTCACACAAAGCCCAATCCTGATCAAACCATTACACTTGGAATGGTAGTAAGCTCACACCCACAGTGAACGGAACTGATCGGAGATCAGACACCCTAATTCATCAGGAAACAAAACGCgaagtgaaaagaaaaaaaaaagctaagaCCTCATAGTAAGATCTTTCTTATGTTCTGACGAGCGATGACCACTCCAGCCGTAGCACGGGGATCACGCGGCCGACGGCGCGGTGACGTACTTGACAGTGCCGGCCTCCGCCAGCGCCGCGCGGATCGGCTTCTTGgccaccgcctccacctcgtcggcgtcggcggcggcggcgggcaggccCTTGAAGTCCAGGCTCTCGTCGTTGTAGATGTCCCACCACTTCTTCACCAGCGTCTTGATGTCCTCCCGGTCCATGTTCGCCTCCTTGCCCGTGTACCTCCAGGGCTTCGACCCCGCCGCGCAGTAGTGCACCACCTTCACCTTCTCCAGCTGCACGTTCTCCGGGTGCCTCCACAGCATGGCCAGCACCAGGTTGTACACGAGCGGGATCGGCTTGTACTGCTCCCGGAAGAACATGTTCAGGAAGTCCTGCGAGGAAGTTCACGAGACCACAGAACGGTGAGCCGCCCATACATGCATGCTACCAACAAACAAATAAATCGAGAGCTGCGCCGATCGCTCACCTGCTCCGCGAAGGGGGTGGGTGGGGTCACGCGGAGCGTGTCGAGCAGGGCCTTGGCGGTGGCCATGCTGGGCTCGTGCACGAACATGCCGGCGTTGAAgtagagcggcggcggggggccgaGCTCGGCGGTGGGCCAGGCCACCTTGTCGGGGCACTGCTGGCAGTAGCCGATCTTGTACTGCGGGGTGTGGCTCCACGTCTTCTCGCAGAAGCAGTCCATCACCGCGTAGAAGTGGCCCTTCTCGAGCTCGAACAGCTCGTCGATGTTCTCGAACACCTGGATGTCCGCGTCCAGGTACACCATCCGCTCGTACTCCACGAACTGCGGCACCAAGAAgaacccggccggccggcggcatgTTAGTGATGAGCACAGCATTATCGAAGAATAATTAAGCAAGAGAAAGCATTATCAGTTCACTAGTTAATTACCTCCCAGATGCGGAGCTTGGAGTAGTTGATGACGTAGTAGGCCATGGCGAACTGCGTCTGGTTCTCCGGCGGGTACACGGGCTCTATCTCGCGGACGATGCAGCCCTGCGAGACGAGGATGCGGCGGTGGGACTCCGGCACGTCGGGCAGCACGGCGACCACCAGCGGGTACGCCGAGCCGACCTTGCGCAGGCCCTTGGCCAGACCCACCACGCCCTTCCAGTAGTCGCCGTCGCCCGCCAGGAACGTCACGTACGCCCTGGTCGCGGGCttcaccgcggcggcggcggcggccttggcggtcatcttgccggcgagctcgggagcCATCTCGCTGCAGAGGCTACGGGTGGGAGAGCTCTGTCTGGGGATCTGGAGGCTGTTTGGTGCTCGATTGGAGTGTGGATTAGGCGCTTGTTGTTGGATTGCTTGAGC from Panicum virgatum strain AP13 chromosome 9K, P.virgatum_v5, whole genome shotgun sequence encodes:
- the LOC120652569 gene encoding galactinol synthase 2-like, giving the protein MAPELAGKMTAKAAAAAAVKPATRAYVTFLAGDGDYWKGVVGLAKGLRKVGSAYPLVVAVLPDVPESHRRILVSQGCIVREIEPVYPPENQTQFAMAYYVINYSKLRIWEFVEYERMVYLDADIQVFENIDELFELEKGHFYAVMDCFCEKTWSHTPQYKIGYCQQCPDKVAWPTAELGPPPPLYFNAGMFVHEPSMATAKALLDTLRVTPPTPFAEQDFLNMFFREQYKPIPLVYNLVLAMLWRHPENVQLEKVKVVHYCAAGSKPWRYTGKEANMDREDIKTLVKKWWDIYNDESLDFKGLPAAAADADEVEAVAKKPIRAALAEAGTVKYVTAPSAA